The following are encoded in a window of Cyanobacteriota bacterium genomic DNA:
- the trpB gene encoding tryptophan synthase subunit beta — protein MTVTPRPQPTPALRQPANTQQPDALGRFGRFGGKYVPETLMPALAELETAFYRYSRDPEFLAELDGLLRNYVGRPSPLYFAERMTTHYARPDGTGPQIYLKREDLNHTGAHKINNALAQVLLATRMGKRRIIAETGAGQHGVATATVCARFGLNCIIYMGIHDMERQALNVFRMRLMGAEVRPVEAGTGTLKDATSEAIRDWVTNVETTHYILGSVAGPHPYPMIVRDFQAVIGRETRQQCWEAWGGLPDILLACVGGGSNAMGLFHEFMADRSVRMIGIEAAGRGLDTNDHAATLTKGRIGVLHGAMSYLLQDDDGQVIEPYSISAGLDYPGVGPEHSFLKDTQRAEYYAVTDQEALEGLQRLSRLEGIIPALETAHAIAYLETLCPQLVGSPRIVINCSGRGDKDVQTVIKQLEM, from the coding sequence GTGACTGTTACCCCCCGTCCTCAACCAACGCCTGCACTAAGGCAACCCGCCAACACCCAACAACCCGATGCCCTAGGTCGCTTTGGACGGTTTGGGGGCAAATACGTTCCAGAAACGTTAATGCCCGCCTTGGCAGAGCTGGAAACAGCCTTTTATCGCTATAGCCGTGACCCAGAGTTTCTTGCAGAGTTAGATGGGCTACTACGTAATTATGTGGGTCGCCCCAGTCCACTTTATTTCGCTGAGCGGATGACGACTCACTACGCTCGCCCTGATGGTACAGGCCCTCAAATTTACCTGAAGCGAGAAGACCTTAATCATACAGGTGCCCACAAGATCAACAATGCCCTTGCCCAAGTACTGCTAGCAACTCGCATGGGTAAGCGCCGGATTATTGCCGAGACGGGTGCAGGGCAACATGGTGTAGCAACTGCAACGGTTTGTGCTCGCTTTGGGTTGAACTGCATTATCTACATGGGCATCCACGATATGGAGCGGCAGGCGCTGAATGTGTTTCGGATGCGATTGATGGGAGCAGAAGTGCGACCGGTGGAAGCAGGGACAGGAACCCTAAAGGATGCCACTTCAGAAGCAATTCGCGATTGGGTAACCAACGTGGAAACAACCCACTACATTTTGGGATCCGTAGCTGGGCCTCATCCTTACCCAATGATTGTGCGCGATTTCCAGGCCGTGATTGGGCGAGAAACACGCCAACAATGCTGGGAGGCGTGGGGTGGGTTACCGGATATTTTGTTGGCCTGTGTAGGGGGTGGGTCTAATGCCATGGGGCTATTTCATGAGTTTATGGCCGATCGCTCAGTACGCATGATTGGCATCGAAGCAGCAGGCCGAGGACTGGACACCAATGACCACGCCGCTACCCTAACCAAGGGCAGGATTGGGGTTCTGCACGGTGCTATGAGCTACTTGCTTCAGGATGATGATGGACAAGTCATTGAACCCTATTCCATCAGTGCGGGATTGGACTACCCAGGAGTAGGGCCAGAACACAGCTTTTTGAAAGATACGCAACGGGCAGAATACTATGCAGTGACCGATCAAGAAGCCCTGGAGGGGTTACAACGCCTTTCTCGCCTAGAGGGCATTATTCCTGCCTTGGAAACAGCTCATGCGATCGCCTACCTAGAGACTCTCTGTCCTCAACTAGTGGGTAGTCCTCGGATTGTCATCAACTGTTCTGGTCGAGGTGATAAAGACGTGCAAACGGTGATTAAACAGCTAGAGATGTAG
- a CDS encoding metal-dependent phosphohydrolase, with protein MFNATELLIDHFVDQLKQGYYRTYGGWHSDYQEIIGWAGSMALENIANSDALYHNVEHTILVTLVGQEILRGKHIREGGVSALDWLHFIISLVCHDIGYVKGVCRQDRMNEHLYATGRGDEMVRLPAGSSDAGLTPYHVDRAKLFIDERFGGHPLIDAEQIKFNIELTRFPVPNEEDHQDKVNYPGLLRASDLIGQLSDPRYLKKICALFYEFEETGVNKHLGYRNPDDLRRNYPKFYWHGVYPYVKDALQYLSLTQQGQQIIANLYSNVFMVEHDERYSNNSQVKSSNELVEAAS; from the coding sequence ATGTTCAACGCCACAGAACTTTTGATTGACCACTTTGTTGATCAGTTAAAGCAGGGCTATTACCGCACCTATGGTGGCTGGCATAGCGACTATCAAGAAATTATTGGCTGGGCGGGCAGCATGGCGTTGGAAAACATTGCCAACAGCGATGCCCTTTATCACAATGTCGAGCACACTATTTTGGTAACCTTGGTAGGCCAGGAGATTCTACGAGGCAAGCACATTCGCGAAGGCGGTGTTTCTGCCCTGGATTGGCTGCACTTCATTATTTCGCTGGTTTGCCATGATATTGGCTATGTGAAGGGTGTGTGCCGCCAAGACCGGATGAATGAGCATCTGTATGCTACTGGACGCGGCGATGAGATGGTCAGGCTGCCAGCAGGCTCCTCAGATGCAGGGTTGACCCCCTACCATGTCGATCGCGCCAAGCTATTCATTGATGAGCGCTTTGGTGGACATCCCTTGATCGACGCTGAACAGATTAAGTTCAATATTGAACTCACTCGCTTTCCTGTGCCTAATGAAGAAGATCACCAAGATAAGGTGAACTATCCAGGGCTGTTGCGAGCCTCAGACCTAATAGGTCAGCTCAGTGATCCCCGGTATTTGAAAAAAATCTGCGCCCTATTCTACGAGTTTGAAGAAACAGGCGTGAACAAGCATCTGGGTTATCGTAATCCCGATGACTTGCGCCGCAACTATCCTAAGTTTTACTGGCATGGCGTATATCCCTACGTCAAGGATGCCCTGCAATATTTATCCCTGACTCAGCAAGGACAGCAAATTATTGCTAACCTGTACTCTAATGTGTTCATGGTTGAGCACGATGAACGGTACAGCAACAATAGTCAGGTAAAGAGCAGCAATGAACTGGTGGAAGCGGCTTCGTAA